The nucleotide window CACCGGTATCAAGATCACCAGCATCCACGAATCGTAGAGCCGCTGCTATGCCCCGGGCGGGTGTTATCAGCGGCTTCTTTTTGGGGAATAATGGTCATGAGAGGTGATCATTATGCCCTGGACGAACAACCTGTTTCAAGAGCTGAAGCGCCTTAGGACACGGCAGACGTGGACGGAGCCCCGGCCAGTATACGTAGCCACAGGACTGGTCGTCATGGCGGCTGTCCTTATGCTGGTTATAGTCAGCGGTATCCGGCAGCCGGCTGTACCGGTGCCTATCGTCCCCCAGGCGCGCCTGGAGGCGCCGTCCGCCACGGCGATCCGTCACGAGACGCCGCCTGTAAGCATGGCGGCCGTGCGGGCGGCGGACATGCCCCTGACCGCCGCGCCCGCACAACAGGCGGCAAGTGTAGGAAAGTCAGGCGATAGGCCACGTCGGCCGGTTGTCGGGGCAGCCTCAGCGGCGTTCGGCTGGCAGCCGCATCCGCTCTACGGCGACTGGCGCTATCACCCCGGCGTCGATGTCGTTGCTCCTGCGGGCGCCGCAGTGAGGGCGATGTGGGGAGGACGGGTGACGGAAATTTACGAGGACAGGCAGTACGGGCTGACGGTGGCGGTGGCCGGAGGCGGCTACACCGTACACTACGGTTCACTGGCCGCCGTCGTCGTGGCCAGAGACCAGCACCTTCCAGCCGGCGCCAGCGTCGGCACCGTCGGGGAGGCGCCCGGCGAACGGTACCCCCATCTCCACCTGGCAGTCAAAGGCGGCGACAAGTATGTCGACCCACAGGAACTGCTGGCGAAAAGCGAATAGCGGCTTCCCGCCCTCCGTCCCGACGGCGGCCGAAAATGCGTGACATGTCACGCATTTTTTTGTTTTGTCCGCATATACATGGTAGCAAACGGAGGGCGAGGGGGAAATTGGGATATGAAGGACTATATCCGCAAGCGGGTGCTGGACATCTGTAACCACATACTCGAAAGCAAGCACACGGTAAGACAGACGGCAACCGTTTTCGGGGTAAGCAAAAGTACCGTACATAAAGATATGATCGAGCGACTTCCCACAATCAACAAACGGCTGGCAAACAAGGTGCGTCATATCCTGGAGATCAACAAGGCTGAACGCCACATCCGCGGCGGCGAGGCGACCAGGAAGAAGTATAAAGACGGCAAAGAAAATAGTGAGAAATAAAAGGAATTGCTGTCATAAGATAGAATTAATAGTATTATTTATTGCAAAGAGTGACACTGTTCGAGTTAGCTCTTTTTTTTGGCCTCAAAGGGACAAGCTTTAGAGATTGCAGTAGGGGAAAGGAGTTTCGGAATGTTCGGAATGTCTATGGATATCGGGGTGGACTTGGGAACAGCTACCGTACTGGTATATATAAAAGGCAAGGGGATCGTTCTGCGTGAGCCGTCGGTCGTGGCTATCGACCGCGACACCAACCGCATCATCGCGATCGGCGAGGAAGCCCGCCGGATGCTGGGGAGGACGCCGGGCAACATCGTGGCCATCCGTCCTTTGCGTGAAGGCGTTATCGCCGACTACGACACGACGGAAAGCATGCTCCGCCATTTCATCGAGAAGGTGGCCGGCCGGAGTATGTTCTTCAAGCCGCGCATCATGGTGTGCGTGCCGTCCGGTGTCACGACCGTGGAGAAACGGGCGGTGCTGGAGGCGGCCATGCAGGCCGGGGCCCGCAAGACATACCTTATCGAAGAACCGCTGGCGGCCGCCCTCGGCGCCGGTCTGGTGATATCCGAGCCGTGCGGATCGATGGTCGTCGATATCGGCGGCGGCACCACCGACGTAGCGGTGCTGAGCCTCGGCGGCATCGTCGTAAGCGAGTCGCTCAGGGTCGGCGGCGACAAGTTTGACGAAGCGCTGGTACGTTACATCAAGAAGGAATATAATATCATGATCGGCGAACGCACTGCAGAGGAAATCAAGGTCAATGTCGGCACCGCGTTCCCGTCCGGCCGCAACGAATCGATGGAGATTCGCGGCCGCGATCTGGTGTCCGGCCTGCCGAAAACAATGCGGATCGGCTCCACGGAAACGCGTGAGGCTTTGGCGGAACCGATTTCCCTCATAATCGAATGCGTCAAGACAGTGCTGGAGAAAACCCCGCCAGAACTGGCGGCCGACATCGTCGATCGCGGCATCGTCATGACCGGCGGCGGCTCACTCCTCCACGGGCTGGACAGACTTATCAGCCAGGAAACCGGCATACCCACCTATCTGGCCGACGACCCGCTGTCCTGCGTGGCGCTGGGCACCGGCAAGGCGCTGGAGTCGCTCGAGACTATCCAGGATTCGTTGACGACAATAAAAAAAGGCAGCATAGCGTAAAAGCTCGGCCGTCTGAGGATAGGAACCTCGGACGGCCGCTTATTTTTGGCTTTTTCCACAACTTTCCTGGGCGGAAAAGCTTAAGAAATAGCTTTTTTCATCGATAAATAGAATAGGAGGTGAATGGATGATAAGGGGAATTTATGTCGCCGGGTCGGGGATGATGACCGAGGCGGCGAGGACCGACATCATCGCCAATAACCTCGCCAACGCGAGCACGGCGGGCTATCGCAAAGATATCGCCGTCGGCAAGGACTTCCGCAACATGCTCATCCAGCGGATCAACGACGGGCCGAATCGCCCGGCCATCGGCAGCATGGGGGTCGGCTCGGTTATCGACGAGGTTGCTACCATCCACACCCAGGGAATGATGAGGCAGACCGGCAACAAGTACGATCTGGCCATCGAAGGCCGCGGCTTTTTCGCGGTGGAAACGCCGGCCGGAGTTCGTTACACCCGCAACGGCAGCTTTACCCGCAGCGCCCAGGGCGAACTGGTTACCCAGGACGGATACCGGGTACTCGGCCAGGGTGGGGCCATTCAGCTGGGCGACCCTCAAAGCAAGGTCGACATCGTCGAAGACGGCCGGATCATGGTGGACGACGCGGACGCCGACACGCTGAGGATTGCAGGCTTCGCCGACGAGAAGCGGCTTGTCAAAGAGGGCGCCACGCTGTTTGCCGCCGGACCTGGCCAGCAGGAAGAACCGGCTGAGGGCATCCTGATACGCGAGGGCTACCTCGAACTCTCCAACGTCAATGTGGTGGCCGAGATGGTCAATCTTATCACCGGCTACCGGGCCTACGAGATCAACAGCAAAGCCGTGCAGGCCCATGATTCGCTGCTTGACAAAGCCGTCAATGATGTAGGCAGAGTGTAAAACTAGTTTTTTGGGGCTGGACTTTACAAGAAGCCCCGGGGGGTCGCCGACCGACTGAGGCGGCCTGAAATCGGAAAACCGGGAGGTAAACTCAATATGATGCGCGCGTTATGGACGGCCGGCACGGGTATGGTAGCCCAGCAGGCCAATATTGACGTTATTTCCAATAACCTGGCGAACGTCAATACCACCGGCTTCAAGAAAAGCCGCGCCGATTTCCAGGACCTGATGTACCAGACCGTCCGCCAGGCTGGGGCGACGACCGGCCCCGACACGCAATTGCCCACAGGCATTCAGATCGGCCACGGCGTCCGCCAGGTGGCGACACAGAAAATTTACACCATGGGCAATCTTCAGAGTACCGGCAATCAACTCGATATCGCCATCGAGGGCGACGGCTTCTTCAGGATAACAATGCCGGACGGGACGCTCAATTACACCCGGGACGGCGCCTTCAAAAAGGACAGCGCCGGACGGATAGTGACGTCCGAAGGTTATCCGCTCGAGCCGCTGATCACCATCCCCGAAGGTACCACCGAGATTACGATTTCTTCCGACGGCCGCGTGACGGCCACCATCCCCACCCAGACCAATCCGCAAGAACTCGGCCAGATTCAGTTGGCCCGGTTTACCAACCCGGCCGGCCTGGAGAGCGTCGGCCGCAACCTGCTCAAGGAGACGGCGGCTTCCGGGGCGCCGGTCGATAGCAATCCGGGCTCGGACGGCGCCGGTACGCTGGTGCAGAAATACGTCGAGATGTCCAACGTCCAGGTTGTGGAAGAGATGGTCAACATGATCGTCGCCGAGCGGGCGTATCAGATGAACTCCAAAGCGATCACGACCAGCGACTCAATGCTCGAGATTGCCGCCAACCTCAAGCGATAGGTGAAGGTCATGGCTAGGATACTGGTGATGCTGGCGCTTTTGTGCCTTTGCGCCGTACCCGCGTCGGCCGCTCCGGTGACGGTCGCGGTGAACGCCGAGGTCACCGTCGTCGGTCCGATTATCACCCTCGGCGAACTGGCGACAATCACCGGTGAGGACAAGGAAAGAATAAAAGCGCTGGCCGCCACCAAACTCGGCAATGCGCCATCGCCCGGACATCGCCTGTCCTTGACCAGCGATACGCTTGGTACGCGGCTGGCAGCTTCAGGCGCGGATCTGGGGGAAATAAACTGGCTGGTGCCGCCGACGATTGTCGTAACCACCGCCGCCCAGACGATCAGCGGCGAAAGGCTGCAGGCCGCAGCCTCCGAAGCTCTTCAGACCCAGCTGGCTGGCGACGGCGACACCGAACTGTCGGTAACGCCGCTCGGCGCTGCGCCCGACGTTATGGCCCCTCTCGGCAGCGTCGACATCAAAGCCGAATTCCCGGCCGGCATCCGCTACAACGCACCCACCGCCGCGGTCGTCGCCATCAGCGCCGACGGGCGACCGTTTACGACCGTGAGCCTCCGCTTCAACATCAAAGCTTACCAGCAGGTTGTGGTCGCGGCGCGCAACATCGCCGCCCGCGAGGCGATAACGGCCGACAGCGTGCGCACCGAGAGGCGCGAGGTCGGCAAGATAGCCGGGTATATCACCGATAT belongs to Sporomusaceae bacterium and includes:
- the flgA gene encoding flagellar basal body P-ring formation chaperone FlgA, yielding MARILVMLALLCLCAVPASAAPVTVAVNAEVTVVGPIITLGELATITGEDKERIKALAATKLGNAPSPGHRLSLTSDTLGTRLAASGADLGEINWLVPPTIVVTTAAQTISGERLQAAASEALQTQLAGDGDTELSVTPLGAAPDVMAPLGSVDIKAEFPAGIRYNAPTAAVVAISADGRPFTTVSLRFNIKAYQQVVVAARNIAAREAITADSVRTERREVGKIAGYITDIGKVMGLAARRPITAGTPLTESAVDKPLMIRRGTVVTILVKTGGMIIAAGGQTMQDGREGEIIRVQNVTSKRIVSARVVDMNTVQVIIYGGR
- the flgF gene encoding flagellar basal-body rod protein FlgF is translated as MIRGIYVAGSGMMTEAARTDIIANNLANASTAGYRKDIAVGKDFRNMLIQRINDGPNRPAIGSMGVGSVIDEVATIHTQGMMRQTGNKYDLAIEGRGFFAVETPAGVRYTRNGSFTRSAQGELVTQDGYRVLGQGGAIQLGDPQSKVDIVEDGRIMVDDADADTLRIAGFADEKRLVKEGATLFAAGPGQQEEPAEGILIREGYLELSNVNVVAEMVNLITGYRAYEINSKAVQAHDSLLDKAVNDVGRV
- the flgG gene encoding flagellar basal-body rod protein FlgG, which produces MMRALWTAGTGMVAQQANIDVISNNLANVNTTGFKKSRADFQDLMYQTVRQAGATTGPDTQLPTGIQIGHGVRQVATQKIYTMGNLQSTGNQLDIAIEGDGFFRITMPDGTLNYTRDGAFKKDSAGRIVTSEGYPLEPLITIPEGTTEITISSDGRVTATIPTQTNPQELGQIQLARFTNPAGLESVGRNLLKETAASGAPVDSNPGSDGAGTLVQKYVEMSNVQVVEEMVNMIVAERAYQMNSKAITTSDSMLEIAANLKR
- a CDS encoding peptidoglycan DD-metalloendopeptidase family protein, whose amino-acid sequence is MPWTNNLFQELKRLRTRQTWTEPRPVYVATGLVVMAAVLMLVIVSGIRQPAVPVPIVPQARLEAPSATAIRHETPPVSMAAVRAADMPLTAAPAQQAASVGKSGDRPRRPVVGAASAAFGWQPHPLYGDWRYHPGVDVVAPAGAAVRAMWGGRVTEIYEDRQYGLTVAVAGGGYTVHYGSLAAVVVARDQHLPAGASVGTVGEAPGERYPHLHLAVKGGDKYVDPQELLAKSE
- the spoIIID gene encoding sporulation transcriptional regulator SpoIIID, with product MKDYIRKRVLDICNHILESKHTVRQTATVFGVSKSTVHKDMIERLPTINKRLANKVRHILEINKAERHIRGGEATRKKYKDGKENSEK
- a CDS encoding rod shape-determining protein; translation: MFGMSMDIGVDLGTATVLVYIKGKGIVLREPSVVAIDRDTNRIIAIGEEARRMLGRTPGNIVAIRPLREGVIADYDTTESMLRHFIEKVAGRSMFFKPRIMVCVPSGVTTVEKRAVLEAAMQAGARKTYLIEEPLAAALGAGLVISEPCGSMVVDIGGGTTDVAVLSLGGIVVSESLRVGGDKFDEALVRYIKKEYNIMIGERTAEEIKVNVGTAFPSGRNESMEIRGRDLVSGLPKTMRIGSTETREALAEPISLIIECVKTVLEKTPPELAADIVDRGIVMTGGGSLLHGLDRLISQETGIPTYLADDPLSCVALGTGKALESLETIQDSLTTIKKGSIA